In a genomic window of Asticcacaulis sp.:
- the lpxB gene encoding lipid-A-disaccharide synthase, with protein sequence MATMTTKRIMVVAAEASGDALGAGLIAELRRQAPNADLTFFGVGGARMAEQGVVSPFDISELSILGLLEAVKAYGRVMKRVRETVAYAQAEKPDVIILVDSWGFTLRVANAIRKVMPQVRLIKYVGPQVWAARPGRAKTLAQSVDLLLALHPMDPPFFEAAGLKTVVVGNPALNIDLSDADPIAFRKRIDLRDDPLLLVLLGSRPSEIKRLSPLFAETIARLNATHPNLRLVMPVADTVRDLVERRVSEWPVKPLLVYGEADKHSAMKAATLALACSGTVSTELALAGCPMVIAYRVEPLTYWIYRRISTLKHVTMFNIMADKRIAPEFIQDDATVANLVQAVDERLGDKVLRDRQIVEQFTALDIMGRGQRPPAEKAAAAVLDFLGLS encoded by the coding sequence ATGGCCACGATGACCACTAAGCGTATCATGGTGGTGGCCGCCGAGGCGTCCGGCGACGCCCTGGGCGCCGGGCTGATCGCCGAACTGCGACGCCAGGCGCCGAACGCCGACCTGACCTTCTTCGGTGTCGGTGGCGCGCGTATGGCCGAGCAGGGCGTGGTCAGTCCGTTCGATATCTCCGAACTGTCGATACTGGGGCTGCTGGAAGCGGTAAAAGCCTATGGACGCGTCATGAAACGTGTCCGCGAAACAGTGGCTTACGCGCAGGCCGAAAAGCCGGATGTGATCATTCTGGTCGATTCCTGGGGCTTTACACTGCGGGTCGCCAACGCTATCCGCAAGGTGATGCCGCAGGTCAGGCTGATCAAATATGTCGGGCCGCAGGTCTGGGCGGCGCGGCCTGGCCGGGCAAAAACCCTGGCACAATCGGTGGATCTTCTGCTGGCCCTGCACCCGATGGATCCGCCGTTTTTCGAGGCCGCCGGCCTGAAGACCGTCGTGGTTGGCAATCCGGCACTGAATATTGACCTGAGCGATGCTGATCCGATTGCATTTCGCAAGCGGATTGATTTGCGGGATGATCCGTTGCTGCTGGTCTTGCTGGGCAGCCGGCCATCGGAAATTAAGCGCCTGTCGCCGCTCTTTGCCGAGACGATTGCCCGGCTGAACGCCACGCATCCAAATCTCCGTCTGGTCATGCCGGTGGCCGATACGGTCCGTGACCTGGTTGAGCGCCGTGTATCGGAATGGCCGGTGAAGCCGCTGCTGGTCTATGGCGAAGCGGACAAGCATTCGGCGATGAAAGCCGCCACCCTGGCCCTGGCCTGCTCGGGTACAGTCTCGACCGAGCTGGCCCTGGCCGGGTGCCCGATGGTGATTGCCTACAGGGTCGAGCCGTTGACCTACTGGATCTATCGCCGGATTTCGACGCTGAAGCACGTCACCATGTTCAATATCATGGCCGACAAGCGGATCGCGCCGGAATTTATCCAGGACGACGCGACGGTCGCTAATCTGGTTCAGGCTGTGGATGAGCGGTTGGGCGATAAAGTGTTGCGCGACAGGCAGATAGTCGAACAGTTCACCGCGCTTGATATCATGGGGCGCGGTCAGAGGCCGCCGGCGGAAAAGGCGGCGGCGGCGGTGCTGGATTTTCTCGGCCTAAGTTAA
- the lpxI gene encoding UDP-2,3-diacylglucosamine diphosphatase LpxI (LpxI, functionally equivalent to LpxH, replaces it in LPS biosynthesis in a minority of bacteria.), translated as MPNTKLALISGGGALPVEIARYLKQTGRPYTVIRIDGLSDAELNDHPGHTLGLGDFPRLFEILAAEQVKAVTMCGYVQRPDFDTMQKDQHLHSIQSAGRGGDDSLLRQVAKVIASQGYHIEGAHEANPELLIGCGLQAGPDPSPEAMEDAQEAMRIAAAIGALDIGQAVVVAGRITLAVEAQEGTQAVLGRIHTLNPALRGTLANRKGVLAKLAKPIQDLRLDMPTIGVQTVEDVAAAGLCGIVAKAQALLIVDKPAVYARAAELGVFIYGHDDH; from the coding sequence GCGGCGCGTTGCCGGTCGAAATCGCCCGCTATCTGAAGCAGACCGGGCGTCCCTATACGGTCATCCGTATCGATGGTCTGTCCGATGCCGAACTGAATGACCACCCCGGCCATACGCTCGGCCTGGGCGATTTCCCGCGGTTGTTCGAAATACTGGCCGCAGAGCAGGTAAAGGCTGTCACTATGTGCGGTTATGTTCAGCGTCCGGATTTCGACACAATGCAGAAGGACCAGCACCTTCACAGCATCCAGTCAGCGGGCAGGGGCGGGGACGATTCCCTGCTGCGTCAGGTCGCCAAGGTGATCGCAAGCCAGGGCTATCATATCGAAGGCGCCCATGAGGCCAATCCGGAACTGCTGATCGGTTGCGGATTGCAAGCGGGCCCCGACCCGTCACCGGAAGCCATGGAAGACGCCCAGGAAGCTATGCGCATAGCGGCGGCCATCGGTGCGCTCGATATCGGCCAGGCAGTAGTGGTGGCCGGCCGGATCACCCTGGCCGTTGAGGCGCAGGAAGGCACACAGGCCGTGCTGGGGCGTATCCATACGCTCAATCCGGCGCTGCGCGGAACGCTTGCTAATCGCAAGGGAGTGCTCGCCAAGCTCGCCAAACCAATACAAGACCTGCGCTTGGATATGCCGACCATCGGCGTGCAAACGGTCGAGGACGTGGCTGCCGCCGGCCTTTGCGGCATTGTGGCGAAGGCCCAGGCCCTGTTGATCGTCGATAAGCCGGCCGTCTACGCCCGCGCCGCCGAGCTGGGAGTTTTCATTTATGGCCACGATGACCACTAA